The genomic stretch AGTTCGGCCTCGCCGCAGACCCTGCCGTTACCAGGAAATGGGACAAGACGATCCCCGACGATCCCGTGCTGCAGACCAACCGCGTAGGCTCCCTGGTGTTCGCCACCGCCGGTCCAAATACCCGCACCACGCAGCTCTTTATCAACCTGAAGAGCAACCAATCCCTCGACGACCAGGGCTTCGCGCCCTTCGCCATGGTCGTGGAAGGCATGGACGTGGTGCAGAATATCTATCCCGGCTACGGCGAGAACCCCGACCAGGGCCAGATCACCGCCCGCGGCAACGCTTACCTGACCACTGCCTTCCCCAAGCTCGACTACATCAAGAAGGCCACCATCCTGTAGCACTCGCCACAAGTGAAACAGCGGCTGCGGTTCGCCGCAGCCGCTCAGGTACGGGATCTTCAGAGTTCTTGGCACGATCTTTAAGAGATTCATCCGCCCTTT from Clostridia bacterium encodes the following:
- a CDS encoding peptidylprolyl isomerase; this translates as LVEVHRDWAPIGARRFEELVKAGYYNGARFFRVVPNFVVQFGLAADPAVTRKWDKTIPDDPVLQTNRVGSLVFATAGPNTRTTQLFINLKSNQSLDDQGFAPFAMVVEGMDVVQNIYPGYGENPDQGQITARGNAYLTTAFPKLDYIKKATIL